In a genomic window of Saccharothrix sp. HUAS TT1:
- the shbA gene encoding RNA polymerase sigma factor ShbA, with amino-acid sequence MPGSGDPPEGARADPRHGLEHYVERAVAGDRRAVEDLLREVRPLVLRYVRVRVERGGATGVCADDLAQDVCLALLEALPGYHGQGRPFLAFVHGIAARRVASARRAAARDPETPVPVVPDEAAGEDPGERVLRGGVAALLEALPEKQREVVLLRVVSGLSTEETAAAVGSTPGAVRVAQRRALARLRSAGRER; translated from the coding sequence ATGCCCGGCAGCGGAGACCCGCCCGAGGGGGCGCGCGCCGATCCGCGGCACGGTCTGGAGCACTACGTGGAACGGGCCGTGGCCGGTGATCGCCGCGCGGTCGAGGACCTGCTCCGGGAGGTCCGGCCCCTGGTCCTGCGGTACGTCCGCGTCCGCGTCGAACGCGGTGGCGCGACCGGCGTCTGCGCGGACGACCTGGCGCAGGACGTGTGCCTGGCCCTGCTGGAAGCCCTGCCCGGCTACCACGGGCAGGGCAGGCCCTTCCTCGCCTTCGTCCACGGGATCGCGGCGCGCCGGGTCGCGAGCGCCCGTCGGGCCGCGGCCCGCGATCCGGAGACGCCCGTGCCCGTCGTGCCGGACGAAGCGGCCGGCGAGGACCCGGGGGAGCGGGTGCTGCGGGGTGGGGTGGCCGCCCTGCTGGAGGCCCTGCCGGAGAAGCAGCGCGAGGTGGTCCTGCTCCGGGTGGTGTCCGGCCTGTCGACCGAGGAGACCGCCGCTGCGGTCGGGTCGACGCCGGGCGCGGTGCGGGTCGCGCAACGGCGGGCGCTGGCCAGGCTGCGGTCCGCGGGGAGGGAGCGCTGA
- a CDS encoding RNA polymerase sigma factor translates to MGSSGEFDEFFRRQLAPLVAFVRRAGFGVEQSKDAAQEAMTRAYQEWSGLRSPRAWVRTVAYRAAIVESARAQEGVLRAVSGGWTVSTHHDPDVVTLGEEHERLLEALASLPDRQRLVLAWHLDGFDYLEIADHLDTSPTTVRSNLRHARNALKARFATRTR, encoded by the coding sequence GTGGGGAGCAGCGGGGAATTCGACGAGTTCTTCCGTCGGCAGCTGGCGCCGCTCGTGGCGTTCGTGAGGCGGGCGGGGTTCGGGGTGGAGCAGAGCAAGGACGCGGCGCAGGAAGCGATGACCAGGGCGTACCAGGAGTGGAGCGGGCTGCGGTCGCCGCGGGCGTGGGTGCGCACGGTGGCGTACCGCGCGGCGATCGTGGAGAGCGCACGTGCTCAGGAGGGGGTGTTGCGGGCTGTTTCGGGTGGCTGGACGGTGTCCACCCACCACGACCCGGACGTCGTCACCCTGGGGGAGGAGCACGAGCGGTTGCTGGAGGCGTTGGCGTCGTTGCCGGACCGGCAGCGGCTGGTGCTGGCGTGGCACCTCGACGGGTTCGACTACCTGGAGATCGCCGACCACCTCGACACGTCCCCCACGACGGTGCGGTCCAACCTGCGCCACGCGCGCAACGCGCTCAAAGCCCGATTCGCGACCAGGACGCGGTGA
- a CDS encoding glycosyl hydrolase family 28-related protein: MVRSGVRRWFTVVLAAAVGLGVPAAADAEPARTPAPAPVVTRAALDPALVAGRGADVAFVEQEAENATTTGTVIGPDRTAYTLPSEASGRKAVRLAPGQHVEFTLPKAANAITVRYSIPDAPNGGGITAPLDVTVNGGHRRTMTLTSQYAWLYNQYPFTNDPNADLLHPDWWITECACVPSQTTPTPVVAKPFRPHHFYDEQRLKLGRTHRAGDRVRLTAPTGTNAAWTVIDLLDSELVAPPRVTPVAANVLLFGADPTGRRDSAAAFDRAIAFAKRHRLPVYLPPGTFQVNRHIVVDDVTIEGAGNWHTVVRGREVVLPAPAPDGSTRTGVGFYGKPAAEGGSRNVHLRGFAIQGDVRERVDTDQVNGIGGALSDSTVSGLHIQHTKVGLWLDGPMSNLSVTDNVVVDQVADALNLHTGVTGSVVRNNFVRNTGDDGLAMWSEHQQDVGNRFERNTVQSPVLANGIALYGGTDNALVGNLVADPVREGSGIQLGSRFGAQPFTGQVLITDNTTVRAGTFELNWRIGLGAIWFYALERDIDADVRVVGAHFLDSTYNAVVLVSEWSVKDQHSIENVHFKGVRVDGTGTSVVSARASGSATFEDVDARNVGAVPVNNCGSFNFPATGSEFALTDLGGNDGWLAPWLLPNTITCDDRPTAVPPPAPSPW; encoded by the coding sequence ATGGTGCGCAGCGGTGTCAGACGGTGGTTCACAGTCGTGCTGGCGGCGGCCGTGGGCCTCGGCGTGCCGGCGGCGGCCGACGCCGAGCCCGCGCGCACGCCCGCACCCGCGCCCGTCGTCACGCGGGCCGCGCTGGACCCGGCGCTGGTCGCCGGCCGGGGCGCGGACGTCGCCTTCGTGGAGCAGGAAGCGGAGAACGCCACCACGACCGGCACGGTCATCGGGCCCGACCGCACGGCCTACACGCTGCCGTCCGAGGCGTCCGGCCGGAAGGCGGTCCGGCTCGCGCCCGGCCAGCACGTCGAGTTCACCCTGCCGAAGGCCGCCAACGCGATCACCGTCCGCTACAGCATCCCGGACGCGCCGAACGGCGGCGGCATCACCGCGCCGCTGGACGTCACGGTGAACGGCGGGCACCGCAGGACGATGACGCTCACCTCGCAGTACGCGTGGCTGTACAACCAGTACCCGTTCACCAACGACCCGAACGCCGACCTGCTGCACCCGGACTGGTGGATCACCGAGTGCGCCTGCGTGCCGTCGCAGACCACGCCGACGCCGGTCGTCGCCAAGCCGTTCCGGCCGCACCACTTCTACGACGAGCAGCGCCTGAAGCTCGGGCGCACGCACCGCGCGGGCGACCGCGTCCGGCTCACCGCGCCGACCGGCACGAACGCCGCGTGGACCGTGATCGACCTGCTGGACTCCGAGCTGGTGGCCCCGCCGCGCGTCACCCCGGTCGCGGCCAACGTGCTGCTGTTCGGCGCCGACCCGACCGGCCGGCGCGACTCGGCCGCCGCGTTCGACCGCGCCATCGCGTTCGCCAAGCGGCACCGGCTGCCGGTGTACCTGCCGCCGGGGACGTTCCAGGTCAACCGGCACATCGTCGTGGACGACGTGACCATCGAGGGCGCGGGCAATTGGCACACCGTGGTCAGGGGCCGCGAGGTCGTCCTGCCCGCGCCCGCGCCGGACGGCTCCACGCGCACCGGCGTCGGCTTCTACGGCAAGCCGGCGGCCGAGGGCGGCAGCCGCAACGTCCACCTGCGCGGGTTCGCCATCCAGGGCGACGTGCGGGAGCGCGTGGACACCGACCAGGTCAACGGGATCGGCGGCGCGCTCAGCGACTCGACCGTCAGCGGCCTGCACATCCAGCACACCAAGGTCGGGCTGTGGCTGGACGGGCCCATGTCGAACCTGTCCGTCACCGACAACGTCGTGGTGGACCAGGTCGCCGACGCGCTGAACCTCCACACCGGAGTCACCGGGTCGGTGGTGCGCAACAACTTCGTCCGCAACACCGGTGACGACGGGCTGGCCATGTGGTCGGAGCACCAGCAGGACGTCGGCAACCGGTTCGAGCGCAACACCGTGCAGTCGCCCGTGCTGGCCAACGGGATCGCGCTGTACGGCGGCACGGACAACGCGCTGGTCGGCAACCTGGTCGCCGACCCGGTGCGCGAGGGCAGCGGCATCCAGCTCGGGTCGCGGTTCGGCGCGCAGCCGTTCACCGGGCAGGTGCTGATCACCGACAACACCACCGTGCGGGCCGGGACGTTCGAGCTGAACTGGCGGATCGGGCTCGGCGCGATCTGGTTCTACGCGCTGGAGCGGGACATCGACGCCGACGTGCGGGTGGTCGGCGCGCACTTCCTGGACAGCACCTACAACGCGGTCGTGCTGGTCAGCGAGTGGTCGGTGAAGGACCAGCACTCCATCGAGAACGTGCACTTCAAGGGCGTCCGGGTGGACGGGACCGGCACGTCGGTGGTGAGCGCGCGGGCGTCCGGCTCGGCGACGTTCGAGGACGTGGACGCCCGCAACGTCGGCGCGGTGCCGGTGAACAACTGCGGCTCGTTCAACTTCCCGGCCACCGGCTCGGAGTTCGCGCTGACCGACCTCGGCGGCAACGACGGCTGGCTCGCACCGTGGCTGCTGCCGAACACGATCACGTGCGACGACCGCCCGACCGCCGTCCCGCCGCCGGCCCCGTCGCCCTGGTGA
- a CDS encoding HNH endonuclease produces the protein MQAAHYSWDSSVPNHKLPRVGDVIVLWDKEVLLGASVIEKIVTGEEEKALHRCPHCGRASIKFRKTEDPAYRCYKCTGTFEEVETTKGVVTTYRSHHDVAWVDLAGELTGDRLRGLCTLPKSQLSIRQLDYPRFRDAVRAAPGRPSLSPVEAALATKLVGGHTTAVVRVRRGQAAFRNRLLAEYGDTCAFTGPTPHAALEGAHLTSFAADGRHHDQGGLLLRRDVHRLFDLGHLAVHPQRHTIDVSGTVADYPEYRRLQDEELHVDLTERQAGWIAKHWTMHR, from the coding sequence GTGCAGGCGGCGCACTACAGCTGGGACAGCTCGGTCCCCAACCACAAGCTGCCGCGGGTGGGCGACGTGATCGTGCTGTGGGACAAGGAGGTCCTGCTGGGCGCCTCGGTGATCGAGAAGATCGTCACCGGCGAGGAGGAGAAGGCCCTCCACCGCTGCCCGCACTGCGGCAGGGCGAGCATCAAGTTCCGCAAGACCGAGGACCCGGCCTACCGGTGCTACAAGTGCACCGGCACGTTCGAGGAGGTGGAGACCACCAAGGGGGTCGTCACCACCTACCGGTCCCACCACGACGTCGCCTGGGTGGACCTCGCGGGAGAGCTGACCGGTGACCGGCTGCGCGGGCTGTGCACGCTGCCGAAGTCGCAGCTCAGCATCCGCCAGCTCGACTACCCGAGGTTCCGGGACGCCGTGCGGGCGGCGCCCGGCCGACCGAGCCTTTCGCCGGTCGAGGCGGCCCTGGCCACCAAGCTGGTGGGCGGCCACACCACGGCCGTCGTGCGGGTCCGGCGAGGGCAGGCCGCGTTCCGCAACCGGCTGCTGGCGGAGTACGGCGACACGTGCGCGTTCACCGGCCCCACGCCGCACGCCGCGCTCGAAGGAGCCCACCTGACCAGCTTCGCCGCCGACGGTCGGCACCACGACCAGGGCGGGCTCCTGCTCCGGCGCGACGTGCACCGCCTCTTCGACCTCGGCCACCTCGCCGTGCACCCGCAGCGGCACACCATCGACGTCTCCGGGACCGTCGCCGACTACCCGGAGTACCGCAGGCTCCAGGACGAGGAGCTGCACGTGGACCTGACGGAGCGCCAAGCGGGCTGGATCGCCAAGCACTGGACCATGCACCGATGA